The nucleotide sequence AATATTTATTACATAATTTTAAGAAATTTTAATAGGGGAAGTTTATGAGTTATTTATTGCGATTTAAGAGGAACAAAAAGGAAATAATTTGGACTTTTATTATTGTATGTGGTATAGTGTGTCTTTCGGCGTTTATGTTTTTGTATAATAGGTACATAATATATGTTAAGAATATGGAAGCTTCACAAATAAATTTAACTAATCATTTAAATTATACATACAAAGATAAATTTTATGGTGATATTGATGTTGATTACGATATCAATTCTAATACATATATTGGGACTGTTGATTTTTACATTCCAAATGAAACATATACATTTAATTTATCTTCCAGAGGGCATATTATAGGAGATGGTTATCTTCATAATAATAAGGATAATTTAATGAGTCAAAGGTTTGCGAGGCAATTAAAAGAAAGTTTAGAGCAAGATCTAAAGAATGAATTTCCAGAAATATTTAAAATATATACAGAAATGCAAATTTTAAAAGGAAAGTATGATCACAAGGCTTTTTATAATAAAAATATCGATGAACCGCATATTGTACATATATATTTAAATACAAAATTTATAATGTCTAAGAAGAGATTCGATGAAATTGTAAAGAATATAAAAAATGTTTTAATAGAGAGTGGATATACAAATTTAAATAATGTACATGTTAATTATATGGTTAGGAAAGAAGCTCCTGTACGTTATTATTCTCCAATAGATTTTAGTAATTAGAATAGAGCAGATATTATCTGCTCTATTTTTTATAGAAGGGATGAAAACAATCTTGATATATTTTCATAGAATTTTTGATATATTGATATATTTTCAAATGACTCTATATTTGCAAGTGTGCTATTTTTTATATCCTCTTCAAAGATAGATATAAATTTATCACAAATATTGTGGTCATATATTATTAAATTCATTTCATAGTTAAGTTCGAAGCTTCTTATGTCCATATTGGTGCTTCCAACAGTTACGATATAATCATCAACTATTATAAATTTGGAGTGTATAAATGAATTTTTATCATAAAAATACACTTTACACCCTATGTTTGAAAGTTCTCTTAGATATGTTTTCGATGCATAATAAACTAGTTTATGGTCAGGTTTTCCAGGAAATATTATGCTTATTTCAACACCAGATAATATTGAAATTTTTAATATATCAAGAAATCCAGCAGATGGTATAAAATATGGAGTACAAATTCTAATATTTTTTTTAGCTATGCTTATGAGTTTTATTATGGGGAGTATCATATTATCTTTTGATAAATTAGGGCCACTTCTTATTATTTGGGTTAAGAGTATATTGTTTTCTTTAGGTTTTGGGAAATAGTTTGATATATCATTTGTTATATCATCTTTTGAATAATTTTTATCTTTTAGTTTCATAAGATTTGTATAATCATCTATAAATACATCTTGTATTGCAAGAGAGCATTCTCCTTTTATCATTAAATGAGTATCTCTCCAATTTCCAATAGACGATCTCCCAAGATATTCATCTCCAATATTGATTCCACCAGTAAAACTAGTTATTCCATCTATTATAACTATTTTTCTATGGTTTCTATAATTTATTTGAGTATTTATCAGCTTTAAAAATGGTGTTGACATATAGGAATAAAATAATACTTTTATTCCATTTTGTTTTAAATCATTTATATATTTTTTAGATAATTTATGGCATCCTATTTTATCTAATATGAATCTTACTTTTACCCCTTCATTTGATTTTCTAATGAGTATGTTTTTTATTTCATTTCCAATATGGTCATCTCTAACTATAAAATATTCCATATGTATGTGATGTTTTGCAGCGTTAAGTTCATTTTTTAATGAATCAAATTTTTGTATACCATTTGAAAATATTTCAATTTTTGAATATTTAGTTATTGGAAATACATTAATTTTAGAAACTAGATCTATTGTTTGTATAATTTCATCATAATCATTATTTTTGGGTATGAGCTCTATAACAGATTCATTCGATGAATAATCAAACAAATGAAGTTTATATAATAAATTATTTTTTAAATAAGGTCTTTGTATGTCTTTGCCGAGAAATAGGTAAAATATAAATCCTATAGGACCGAAAAAAATCAATGTTAAAATCCATATTAAGCTTTTTTCAGGAGGGCGTCTTTCGTTTATTATTACAAAAAATATTATTGATAAATTTATTATGAGGAAAGAAATCATAATTAAATTTAGATAATTCATATTAATCTCCTTAATCATAAATAAAAAAGTAATGACATTAATCAATAAATATTTTATACTTAAATTTAAGTTTTAAATATATTATTATTAAGTATATTTATAAAATATTTGTAACATAATTTATAATATATCAGAACTTAGGGTGAAAATATTTTTTAATAATAGGGGGGTAATATTATGAAAAAAATGAATAAGGGAACTGCTATTGCGGCGATATCAGCAATAGGTATAGCATCAGTTGTAACTATAGCAGGAGTTGTATCTAAAACTCTAAAAAGAAATTTAATTAGAGATTTAAATGACTCTGATTTTAAAAATTTTAATTCGTATGGTGATTGTCGTTGTTCAAATCACAATGTAAAAGATGATTCTTATGATGAGGTTTTAAGATACCGCAAAGGAAGATATTATCAGAAAATGGGAATTTATTAATAAAAGTACTTGCATGTGCAAGTACTTTTTGTTTTTTAAGTAATAAAAAATAGTAGAGTGAGGTAAGCTAACCACATGCTTAGTTTTGTTATTTTGGGAAGGTGAATTTTGTTAAGTGTAAAGATAATGTTATATAAAATGTTTAAACTATTTATACTACCGCTTGGTTTTATAATAATCGGTATTTCTATATTTGTAGCTATAAATAGAGAAGTTAAAGGAGTAGTTAGTTTAAATAGTTTTGTTAAGGAGTTTCCTAAAGTTTATGCTGATTTTAATGAATGGGATGATAGAGTTGATGTGTTTCATATAAATAGGGAAATTGCTAGGAGTTTCTTTTTGCCCTATCCTAATCGTGAAATTTTGTTATCAGATGTAAAGAAAGATCCATTAAATAGTGTGAAAATAAAAGATAGTGACAATATTAAAGTATTAAATGGAAAATGGAAATTTTCACTTGATTATGCACCTAAGTATAGGAATTTGGATTTTTATAAACAGGATTATGATGTATCTAATTGGGGAGATATAAATGTACCTAGTAATTGGCAAATGGAAGGATATGATTTTCCTATATATGTAAATTTTAAGTATCCCTGGACTGGGTTTGAAAATTTGGAATTTTATAAAGCCCCTAAGAAATTTAATCCTATTGGTAATTATAGAAGAGATTTTTTTGTAGATGAATCTTGGCTTAATGATAAAGTGTATATATCATTTCAAGGAGT is from Candidatus Arthromitus sp. SFB-rat-Yit and encodes:
- the cls gene encoding cardiolipin synthase — protein: MNYLNLIMISFLIINLSIIFFVIINERRPPEKSLIWILTLIFFGPIGFIFYLFLGKDIQRPYLKNNLLYKLHLFDYSSNESVIELIPKNNDYDEIIQTIDLVSKINVFPITKYSKIEIFSNGIQKFDSLKNELNAAKHHIHMEYFIVRDDHIGNEIKNILIRKSNEGVKVRFILDKIGCHKLSKKYINDLKQNGIKVLFYSYMSTPFLKLINTQINYRNHRKIVIIDGITSFTGGINIGDEYLGRSSIGNWRDTHLMIKGECSLAIQDVFIDDYTNLMKLKDKNYSKDDITNDISNYFPKPKENNILLTQIIRSGPNLSKDNMILPIIKLISIAKKNIRICTPYFIPSAGFLDILKISILSGVEISIIFPGKPDHKLVYYASKTYLRELSNIGCKVYFYDKNSFIHSKFIIVDDYIVTVGSTNMDIRSFELNYEMNLIIYDHNICDKFISIFEEDIKNSTLANIESFENISIYQKFYENISRLFSSLL